A window from candidate division KSB1 bacterium encodes these proteins:
- a CDS encoding CPBP family intramembrane metalloprotease has product MPESLAQNHPSRLTVIIVLFLVTAPLYGLAGFLGTATTSKWPILLGELLLPLPAYLYLRFSRYNIREIFRLNPVSWRLMILSAGLAVAFYLVVYEIDRLLNPVWIWIWRFLPSQFNAFSPDNLQAQLNRFLMASSWWDWVMIIFAMVIVAGLFEEMLFRGFVQSAFEQHHKMLTAIFITAAIFAANHAIPWWFLQIFLLGCCLGWMAWRCDSIIPSAVVHGVNNLFAVFWVNLKSVPSWLLWQGENSSWGNGHIHPIILILAGAAIYFGFLWFNRFCEEESEIPTFLNTPA; this is encoded by the coding sequence ATGCCAGAATCACTTGCACAAAACCATCCTTCGCGTTTAACCGTCATCATCGTTCTGTTCCTCGTTACCGCGCCGCTCTATGGCCTCGCGGGCTTTCTCGGAACCGCGACGACGAGCAAATGGCCGATTCTTCTCGGCGAATTGCTGCTGCCGTTGCCGGCCTATCTTTATTTGCGATTCTCCCGCTACAACATCCGCGAGATTTTCCGGCTCAATCCGGTCAGTTGGCGCCTGATGATTTTGAGCGCCGGCCTGGCAGTGGCGTTTTATCTCGTCGTTTATGAAATCGACCGCTTGCTCAATCCAGTATGGATTTGGATTTGGCGGTTTTTGCCTTCGCAATTCAACGCCTTTTCGCCGGATAATTTACAAGCTCAACTCAACCGTTTTCTGATGGCGTCGAGCTGGTGGGACTGGGTGATGATCATCTTTGCGATGGTGATCGTTGCCGGCCTCTTCGAGGAAATGCTGTTTCGCGGTTTTGTGCAAAGCGCCTTCGAGCAGCATCACAAAATGCTGACGGCCATTTTCATCACCGCCGCCATCTTTGCCGCCAATCACGCCATACCCTGGTGGTTCTTGCAAATTTTCCTTCTCGGCTGTTGTCTGGGCTGGATGGCCTGGCGCTGTGATTCGATCATTCCCAGCGCCGTCGTGCACGGGGTGAACAATCTCTTCGCCGTTTTTTGGGTCAATTTGAAAAGTGTGCCATCGTGGTTGCTTTGGCAAGGCGAAAATTCCTCCTGGGGAAATGGACATATCCATCCGATCATCTTGATTCTTGCCGGCGCCGCCATCTATTTCGGTTTTCTCTGGTTCAATCGTTTTTGTGAAGAAGAAAGTGAAATTCCCACCTTCCTCAACACCCCGGCGTGA
- a CDS encoding PTS sugar transporter subunit IIA — translation MKLKDLLNENLIKIHLSSQEKRLVIEEMVDLLVKTGRIKDRGEVLKAVLDREAVMSTGVGDQVAIPHAKSESAPSIVVALGIARKPIDFQSMDDQPVRIIWLLVGPPDQTGPHLKALSRISRLMHKPEFREQLLAAQNSKEALSAIIREEEKYLEN, via the coding sequence ATGAAATTGAAAGATCTGCTGAATGAAAATTTGATCAAGATTCACCTGTCAAGCCAGGAAAAGCGTCTGGTCATTGAAGAGATGGTGGATTTGTTGGTAAAGACCGGACGCATCAAGGATCGCGGCGAGGTGTTGAAAGCCGTGCTTGATCGCGAGGCGGTGATGAGCACTGGCGTTGGCGACCAGGTGGCGATTCCCCATGCCAAAAGCGAATCCGCGCCGTCCATCGTCGTGGCGCTGGGCATTGCGCGCAAGCCGATTGACTTCCAGTCGATGGACGATCAGCCGGTGCGCATTATTTGGCTGTTGGTCGGTCCGCCGGACCAAACCGGCCCGCATTTGAAGGCACTCAGCCGGATTTCCCGCCTCATGCACAAACCGGAATTTCGGGAGCAACTGCTGGCGGCGCAAAATTCCAAAGAAGCCCTCAGCGCCATCATTCGTGAAGAAGAAAAATACTTGGAGAATTAA
- a CDS encoding RNA methyltransferase, with protein MLSKNDLKMIARLTQKKYRSELNKFLAEGGRLCEEAIKSDWKVERVIYCPSFLQSLRARQALQLASERNVAIDEVPSEVFVSLSDTMHSQGLLAVVEKRPLASDPVERMRGVPRCMWVGIEKLHDPGNMGTILRTADWLGVDGIVIGKECVEIYNPKVVRASMGSIFHLPIFEVDDFAGVMRRFQTFSAVLYGADQAGDFSYSMLRYAPKKVLLLGDEVDGLSPEVGAIIQHRVSIPRRGGGESLNVAIAAAILLAEMSR; from the coding sequence ATGTTGAGCAAAAATGATTTGAAAATGATCGCCCGGTTGACGCAAAAGAAATACCGGTCGGAGTTGAACAAGTTTCTTGCCGAAGGCGGGCGGCTGTGCGAGGAAGCGATCAAATCCGACTGGAAGGTTGAGCGCGTCATTTATTGTCCATCTTTTCTGCAATCGCTGCGGGCGCGCCAGGCCTTGCAATTGGCGAGCGAGCGCAACGTTGCCATCGACGAAGTGCCCAGCGAGGTGTTTGTCAGCCTCTCCGACACCATGCATTCCCAGGGCCTTCTCGCGGTGGTGGAGAAACGTCCGCTGGCCAGCGACCCGGTCGAACGCATGCGCGGCGTGCCGCGCTGTATGTGGGTGGGCATCGAGAAACTGCACGATCCCGGCAACATGGGTACGATTTTGCGCACCGCCGACTGGCTCGGCGTCGACGGCATCGTGATTGGCAAGGAATGCGTCGAAATTTACAATCCCAAAGTCGTGCGCGCCAGCATGGGGTCGATTTTCCATCTGCCGATCTTCGAAGTCGATGATTTTGCCGGCGTCATGCGCCGCTTTCAAACCTTCAGCGCCGTGCTGTATGGGGCGGATCAAGCCGGCGATTTTTCCTATTCCATGTTGCGCTACGCACCCAAAAAAGTTTTGCTGCTTGGTGATGAAGTTGACGGCCTTTCCCCCGAGGTCGGCGCGATCATTCAACACCGCGTTTCAATTCCTCGCCGCGGCGGCGGTGAATCTCTGAATGTCGCCATTGCCGCGGCGATCTTGTTGGCGGAGATGAGTCGGTAA
- the hisS gene encoding histidine--tRNA ligase — protein sequence MRYQKIKGTRDILPDEISRWQAAEAVIHEVMARFGFSEIRTPIFEETELFARGIGQLTDIVSKEMYTFTDRGDKSLTLRPELTAGVVRAFIENNLGKKQPVNKLYYLGPVFRQENPQAGRFRQFYQFGAEIIGAADPAADVETIALALAIYRAFQLDRFVVKLNSVGDAACREPYKQKLRDYLRPRFERLCKTCQQRFEKNPLRILDCKEAGCRAETVDAPKLFDELCEDCSRHFARVQQLLDAAGMQYELDFRLVRGLDYYTRTAYEIISDQLGAQDALCGGGRYDLLVKELGGEATPAVGFAAGVERLMIVLEKMGWQPALKKPPLIFLAPLGEAAVLWAVQTAPLLRQRGWSVDMDLLNRGLKAQLREANRQQARWAVIIGDNELRWQRVTVRDLNSSQQSEVAFADLISYLEKNSGS from the coding sequence ATGCGGTATCAAAAAATCAAAGGCACGCGCGATATTTTGCCGGATGAAATCAGCCGCTGGCAGGCGGCGGAAGCGGTGATTCATGAAGTCATGGCGCGTTTCGGCTTCAGCGAAATCCGCACACCGATTTTTGAAGAAACCGAGCTTTTTGCCCGCGGCATCGGACAATTGACCGACATTGTTTCGAAGGAGATGTACACCTTCACCGACCGCGGCGACAAAAGCTTGACGTTGCGGCCCGAGCTGACCGCCGGCGTCGTGCGTGCTTTTATTGAAAACAATCTCGGGAAAAAACAGCCGGTCAACAAGCTTTATTACCTCGGGCCGGTTTTCCGCCAGGAGAATCCGCAGGCCGGGCGCTTTCGGCAGTTTTATCAATTCGGCGCGGAGATTATCGGCGCCGCCGATCCGGCTGCAGATGTCGAAACCATTGCCCTGGCACTCGCGATTTACCGGGCGTTTCAACTCGACCGTTTTGTGGTTAAATTGAACAGTGTCGGTGATGCCGCCTGTCGCGAACCATATAAACAAAAACTGCGCGACTATCTGCGCCCGCGTTTCGAACGGCTGTGCAAAACCTGCCAGCAGCGCTTCGAAAAAAACCCGCTGCGGATTCTCGACTGTAAAGAAGCCGGCTGCCGGGCCGAGACGGTGGACGCACCCAAGTTGTTCGATGAATTGTGCGAAGATTGCAGCCGTCATTTTGCGCGCGTTCAGCAATTGCTCGACGCCGCTGGTATGCAGTATGAACTGGATTTCCGCCTGGTGCGCGGGCTGGATTATTACACCCGCACGGCCTACGAAATCATCAGCGACCAGCTCGGGGCGCAGGATGCGCTGTGCGGCGGCGGCCGCTATGATTTGCTGGTAAAAGAATTGGGCGGTGAAGCCACGCCCGCCGTCGGCTTTGCAGCCGGCGTGGAGCGCCTCATGATCGTCTTGGAAAAAATGGGTTGGCAGCCGGCCCTCAAGAAACCGCCGTTGATTTTTCTCGCGCCGCTCGGCGAGGCCGCGGTCTTGTGGGCGGTGCAAACTGCGCCGCTATTGCGGCAACGCGGCTGGTCGGTGGATATGGACTTGCTGAATCGCGGCTTGAAAGCGCAACTCCGCGAAGCCAACCGCCAACAGGCACGGTGGGCGGTAATTATCGGCGACAACGAACTGCGATGGCAGCGCGTGACGGTGCGCGATTTAAACAGCAGTCAGCAGAGCGAAGTGGCGTTTGCGGATTTAATTTCGTACCTCGAGAAAAACAGCGGCAGTTGA
- a CDS encoding peptidylprolyl isomerase, with translation MRYCFSILLIIFIVAMLGCGRKASQPLTADEIRILIDKVKAAPLVEVADDEVAVIATDLGRIVLELYPKVAPNHCRHFKRLANNGFYDGTKFHRVVPGFVIQGGDILSRDANPANDGTGDPGYTLPAEFSNIPHERGILSMARKGYSVDTAGSQFFICVGPAHQLDGQYTVFGRVIEGMEVVDKIVAAASPHQTEMPANPIVMNKVKVMKRHEL, from the coding sequence ATGCGTTATTGTTTTTCAATCCTGCTGATTATTTTCATTGTTGCCATGCTGGGCTGTGGCCGGAAGGCCTCGCAGCCGTTGACCGCAGACGAAATAAGGATTCTGATCGACAAAGTCAAAGCTGCGCCCTTGGTCGAGGTCGCTGATGACGAAGTCGCCGTCATCGCAACTGATTTGGGGCGCATTGTGCTGGAGTTGTATCCCAAAGTCGCCCCAAACCATTGCCGTCACTTTAAACGGTTGGCGAACAATGGTTTTTACGACGGCACCAAATTTCATCGCGTCGTTCCCGGTTTCGTCATTCAAGGCGGGGATATTTTATCGCGCGATGCCAACCCCGCCAACGACGGCACCGGCGACCCGGGTTACACGCTGCCGGCTGAATTCAGCAACATCCCGCATGAGCGCGGCATCCTGTCGATGGCGCGCAAAGGTTACAGCGTCGACACCGCCGGCAGCCAGTTCTTCATTTGCGTCGGCCCGGCGCATCAGTTGGACGGCCAATACACCGTCTTTGGCCGCGTGATCGAGGGGATGGAGGTGGTCGATAAAATCGTCGCCGCCGCCTCGCCGCATCAAACCGAAATGCCTGCAAATCCCATTGTCATGAACAAAGTGAAAGTGATGAAAAGACATGAGCTCTAA
- a CDS encoding YfhO family protein, whose amino-acid sequence MAKKSRATKPMAAPKKQASDRPNWFARHPALTALGIYFLLAMIFFFQVIFGGRTYVSPDAQAAAAMTAPLDKAFWETWTLPLWSPYVFCGMPSFASLMYAPFIYMPGTLLLPLSRWLSFPAMFTPALHYVFAAMGVFVFLRRKGASFWPALLGGLAFMLTPWLITMQIFGHGSQMMTSAYIPWTLWAADRLMEKFSWRHLGLAGLILGFQFQRGHVQISYYILLFVGLYVLCHLVSTLIQKDFKRLLSRLGGFAGAMVLAAALAAILYLPLQEYTPYSIRGTPSVLQAAPGAKDTGVGFEYATQWSFSPGEMMTFIIPSFYGFGGQPFYWGNMPFTDYPNYMGILVLGLALVALVLNLSRGGPHRLLAIFSGLVILLSLLLSFGHHFSAFYKLFYNHFPYFNKFRVPVMILILVQCTVAILAGLGLEGILSRLRSASKKEDSIKHAKMAQRLWMALAAVVVVVLALTIFRDSFFNFMRGLYPDQYPANYQEQLDTARFAMLFKDIWFVAIFVAGGLSALALALTKKISGGTAAALICLITLVDLWLVDKKIGQTYPQQETPEHLQPDGISEFFKSDTSLFRFYPAGQLFGELRWSAQGFHSVGGYHAAKPRFYQDFIEATGLQRATNGDFPGHHILDMLNAKYVITFASLPDSEWVVRRQFHVPTSGAPQVLSIYENPTVLPRAYLVGEYEVQTDPLAALTRLREGPPQGFNPHRRVMLTEAPEIAPQPDPEAQAQINKYDFHHIVIETKSQSPQLLVLSDNYYPEPAGWQAYVDNKPVKTYRANHAFRAVCVPAGSHQVEFRFHSRALVMGLWISLAALVVGLALLFVERPKPAVPA is encoded by the coding sequence ATGGCAAAAAAGAGCCGCGCCACCAAGCCGATGGCGGCGCCGAAAAAACAAGCATCCGACCGGCCAAACTGGTTCGCCCGGCATCCCGCCCTCACGGCGCTGGGAATTTATTTTCTGCTGGCGATGATTTTTTTCTTTCAAGTCATTTTCGGCGGACGCACCTACGTCTCGCCGGATGCGCAAGCGGCCGCCGCCATGACCGCGCCGCTGGACAAAGCCTTTTGGGAAACGTGGACGCTGCCGCTATGGTCTCCTTATGTTTTCTGCGGCATGCCGAGCTTTGCCAGCTTGATGTACGCGCCTTTTATTTACATGCCGGGCACGCTTTTGCTCCCGCTTTCACGCTGGCTTTCTTTTCCGGCCATGTTCACGCCGGCGCTGCATTACGTTTTTGCCGCCATGGGCGTTTTCGTTTTCCTGCGGCGAAAAGGCGCGAGCTTCTGGCCGGCGCTGTTGGGCGGCCTGGCCTTCATGCTCACCCCGTGGTTGATCACCATGCAAATTTTCGGTCACGGCTCGCAGATGATGACCTCGGCTTATATTCCCTGGACGCTGTGGGCGGCCGACCGGCTGATGGAAAAGTTCTCCTGGCGACATCTCGGGCTTGCCGGACTCATTTTGGGCTTTCAGTTTCAACGCGGCCACGTGCAGATTTCTTATTATATTTTGCTGTTCGTCGGTCTTTATGTTTTGTGTCATCTGGTTTCCACCCTCATTCAAAAAGATTTCAAGCGCTTGCTGTCAAGGCTCGGCGGCTTCGCCGGCGCCATGGTATTGGCCGCGGCCCTCGCCGCGATTTTATATTTGCCGCTGCAAGAATACACGCCTTATTCGATTCGCGGCACCCCCTCGGTTTTGCAAGCGGCGCCCGGCGCGAAAGACACCGGCGTCGGCTTTGAGTATGCGACACAATGGTCGTTCTCACCCGGCGAGATGATGACCTTCATTATTCCTTCGTTTTACGGTTTTGGCGGCCAGCCGTTTTATTGGGGCAATATGCCATTCACCGATTATCCCAATTACATGGGCATTCTGGTTCTGGGGTTGGCGCTTGTCGCCCTTGTTCTCAATCTTTCGCGCGGCGGGCCGCATCGCCTGCTGGCGATTTTTTCCGGCCTCGTCATTCTTTTGTCGTTGCTGCTGTCATTCGGCCATCACTTTTCGGCATTCTACAAATTGTTTTACAACCATTTTCCCTACTTCAACAAATTTCGCGTGCCGGTGATGATTCTGATTCTGGTGCAATGCACCGTGGCGATTCTCGCCGGTCTGGGACTGGAAGGCATTTTGTCGCGTTTGCGCTCAGCGAGCAAGAAAGAGGATTCGATCAAACACGCAAAAATGGCGCAACGCCTTTGGATGGCGCTGGCCGCAGTGGTTGTAGTGGTTTTGGCACTGACGATTTTCCGCGACAGTTTTTTCAATTTCATGCGCGGGCTTTATCCCGACCAGTATCCGGCGAATTATCAAGAGCAATTGGACACGGCGCGCTTCGCGATGTTATTCAAAGACATTTGGTTTGTTGCGATCTTCGTCGCCGGCGGCCTGAGCGCGCTGGCGCTGGCATTGACGAAAAAAATATCCGGCGGCACGGCGGCGGCGCTGATTTGCCTGATCACCTTGGTTGACCTGTGGCTGGTCGATAAAAAAATCGGCCAAACATATCCGCAACAAGAAACGCCCGAGCATTTGCAACCCGATGGCATCAGCGAGTTTTTCAAATCCGACACCTCGTTGTTTCGATTCTATCCGGCCGGCCAATTGTTCGGCGAGCTGCGTTGGTCGGCGCAGGGATTTCACAGCGTCGGTGGTTATCATGCCGCCAAGCCGCGTTTTTATCAGGATTTCATCGAAGCGACGGGCTTGCAGCGCGCCACCAACGGCGATTTTCCGGGCCACCACATTCTCGACATGCTCAACGCGAAGTATGTCATCACCTTTGCGAGTTTGCCGGATAGTGAATGGGTGGTACGCCGGCAATTTCACGTTCCGACCAGCGGCGCGCCGCAGGTGTTGAGCATTTATGAAAATCCCACCGTGCTGCCGCGAGCCTATCTGGTCGGCGAATACGAAGTGCAAACCGATCCCCTTGCCGCCTTGACGCGTTTGCGTGAGGGCCCCCCCCAAGGCTTCAATCCGCATCGCCGCGTCATGCTCACCGAAGCGCCGGAAATTGCACCACAGCCCGATCCCGAAGCGCAGGCTCAAATCAACAAATATGATTTTCATCACATCGTGATTGAAACAAAAAGCCAGTCTCCGCAATTGCTCGTTTTGAGCGATAATTATTATCCCGAACCTGCGGGGTGGCAGGCTTACGTGGACAACAAACCGGTGAAAACCTACCGCGCCAACCATGCCTTTCGCGCGGTGTGCGTGCCGGCGGGCAGCCATCAGGTCGAATTTCGGTTTCATTCGCGCGCCTTGGTGATGGGATTGTGGATCAGTCTCGCCGCGCTGGTGGTTGGGCTGGCGCTGCTTTTTGTCGAGCGCCCAAAACCGGCGGTGCCGGCATGA